From the Clostridium cagae genome, the window TTTATCCAATGTAAAATATTGTTACTATCAAACCATTTGCTAAAACCTGTAAGCATAAATGCAATAAATGTAATCATGCTAATATCTGCGCGACCAAAAATCTGATAAAATGCAGAAATTACTAAAATTGATAATAATACAGAAGGTAACATTAAAAGAAAAAAACTATTCCAATAAGTATATGCATCAAAAATGTTTCCCATTTTCATAAATGTATATGGAAAATAAAGTACTGATGTAATAGAAACAGAAATAATGGCTACTATTCCTATGGAAATAAGTCTTACCACATTCAATACTAATGGTGATACAATACTATTAGTTAATGCTTCTGTTTGATGTTTGCGTACCCTATCAAATTCTAGCAAAGTCAAAATTGCAAATAATACGCCTCCACCTAATGCTCCAGCCATAGATGGATTTCCAATAAGATCGCTAGATGACGTCCCAAAACTTAAAGTCATTTGCAATTTATATCCTGCCATTGGGCAAATCATAGTTAATACCATGATTAAATAAACAAATTTCGAGTGAAAAATACGATTTAATTCCACCCTTAGGTAGGAAAAAAACTTCATTATTACATCACCTCTTTTTCCATAATAAGATACATATATGCGTCCTCAAGAGTGGGTTCTACAACTTGTGCAAAAATCGGAAGAGTTTCTGCTACAATACGGCAGGCGATTCCACGTGCTGTATTAACTCTTGCTGTTATCTTATATTCTTGATTTTCACTTTTTTCTGATTTTTCTTCAAACACCCCAACATGATTATGAGCCAATGCAATCAATTCCTCTGGTGCACCATTAAACAAAATTTGACCATGATTAATAACAATCAGTTTATCACACACTGATTGTACATCTTCGATTATATGTGTAGATAATAAGACAATTTTATCCTGTGCTGTTTGAGAAAATAAGTTACGGAAATTAATACGTTCCTCTGGATCAAGCCCAACAGTTGGTTCATCGAAAATGAGCAGTTCTGGATTTCCCATAAGCGCCTCAGCAATTCCAACACGTTGCCTTTGACCACCAGATAAAGTGGAGATACGTGCCTTCTGTTTATCCATGAGATTAGTCTTCTTAATAACCTCATTAATAGCCTTCTTACTATTTTTTATTCCTTTGAGTGCAGCTATGTAATCTAGAAACTGCCATACAGTAAGTTCATCATAAAGCCCAAAGGATTGTGGTAAATATCCTAGTCTTGCTTTTAGCTTTTTTTCATTCTTCAGCAAAGGCTCACCATCTATAAGAATTTCCCCACTAGTTGGTAATAGTCCTGCTACAAGTAGCTTCATAAGCGTTGACTTTCCTGCTCCATTAGGACCTAAAAGCCCAATAAGGCTTGGACTTTCCATTTGCACAGAAATATCTTGTAATGCTTTTTTACCTGTACGGTAAGTCATTTTTAAATTTTTAATTGAAATCTTCATAGTGTTTTGTGATCCTTTCTTTTAAAATCTTTTAATATAAAAATATCATTAGCCATATAAAAAATAAGTATATTTTTATAGTACAAAAATGTTTTTTGTAAATAAAAAGCAGGTTAGAATTTCTTTAAATTATCCTTAACCTGCTTACATACATAATTACTTACACCTTTTAAAGAAGCTGATTTAAACGTATTGTTAATCTATTTATTTTTCATTAATTGCTTTATTATACTCAAGATCTGCATATGCTTTTACTGAAAATCTACTTACTTTACCTGTAAATGGATTAATACCTACATCTACTTTTTTAGTAGAATCATTTTCATCTTGATAGAAAAGGTGATTTCCTTTTACAAGTATACATTTAGGATTTTCTATATCACTTAACTTATTTTGCTTAATAAAATTCTCTGCTGTATTTTTTAATTGTTCTTCACTAATTGCTAATGGCATATCTGATTCCTTAGGAATACCTTCACTAACCATTACAAAATCTACTTCCTTTGTATTTTCATTAAAGTCAAGCATATAGCATTTATCCTCGCCAACGCCAACCCATCCAGTTTGAACCATTCCATGTTTTAATTTTGCCACTCTATTTTTAAGTCCATCATCATTTTTTTCAACAAAATCCATTTGTTTATCATACTCTTCCTTAGAAATCTCCTTATTGTCATATGCCTCCTGTATATCTTTTTGTTCTTTTGGCTTTATTTCATCCAAAGTTTTTTCATTTAATATGCATGCACTGAACTTAAAGTTTTCATTTTCTTCAACTGATATGTTAAAATAATTTTTTAAAATATCTAAAGACTTTTCTTTATAAGCTTCCTCCTCAGCACCACTTACTTTGCCTGTACCATCATCTTGAGAAACTACTGAAGTATCATCTTTAGTATAAACAACATTTTGCTTTACATTCTCTGCAAAAGCTGTTTTTATGTTAATCTCATTAAATAAAGCACTAGTAGATGCCACTACTCCCACGGCTACTAATACTGCTGTTAATTTTTTGGAAAACATAATACTTCCTCCCTATACTGTTATTTTTTCATTTTACCTAATTGTGTGTAAATAATTACCACTCCTTAATTATAAAATTTAAATATCCCAGAAGTTTATTGTAAATGTAAAATAGTTGTAAACTTTTATTTATTTTGCTAAATAGCAATCTCAATCTAGAAATTTATAACAAAAATTTTCTATAAACAATAGACATCTCATTGTAATATAAATATTTTAGAATACAGATTAAATTGATTTATCTATAATTGTAGAAGGTTGATTGAAAATTATGGTTACTTCTGTACCTTTACCTAATTCACTATTTATTTTTATATCTGCATTATGAATTTCCGCTATTTTTTTGCAGATAGAAAGCCCAATACCTGCTCCGTTATTTTTTCTGCTCCTTGCTTTATCAACTACATAGAAAGGCTGCCAGATTTTATCCAAATGTTCTTTAGTCATTCCTGTACCCGAATCCAAAACAGATATAAAAATTTTATCATTTAAAACAAATACTCTTATATATATTTTAGAATCATTCCTAGATGCTTTTATAGCATTTTCCACTAAATTGCATAATGCTATCTTAATTAGATCTTTGTCCACATCTAATATGCAGTCTTTCTCTTCAATAATTAAATCTATATTTTTATCTTTAAACTTAACACGTAGAGATTTTTTTACTTCATATATTATCGGCATAATTTTTTCAGGTGTTAATTTAATTTCCTGAGTCTTAGCATAAATTAAATCCATCATTTTAAAAGCCATTTGCTCAAGTCTTTTCCCCTCTTTGTAAATGTAATCTGCAGATTCGAAAAATAATTCTTCATTATATTTTGATGTTCTTATTAAATTAGCATATCCAATTATAGAAGTTAAAGGTGTCTTAAGCTCATGAGTCAGGTTATTTATGAAAGTTTCCTTTTCAATATTCGATATTTCCAACTCATTTATTTTATCTTCTATTGTCTGAGCCATTAAATTAAAATGATTTGAAAGAACGTTAAATTCATCTTTTGATTTTATTCTTACTCTTTCAGAATACTGACCCAAAGATATTTTTTGAGTGGAATCTATTAATGTATTTATTGGTTTTGTTATTAATCTGCTTACAAAAAACATAAAAATAGCAAAAAGAGAACAGATTAAAATATCCAATTTCATAAAAAGGGCATATTGATTTATTTTTTCAATGTATATATTTGAAATATCTTTAGCATAATGTATTTTTATTGGAACATTATACACATTAACTAAACTACTTACATATAAATACTGCTTTCCATCTAATGTTTTAATAATGTAGTTAGTTTTTCCTACAGAAAGATTTTCTAATTCTTGTTTTTCATCTGAAATAGGAAATTTCACATCTGAATATAGTACTTTATTTTGCTTGTCTAAAATTTCTATATCCCCATGTTGCCCATCTTCACGATCAAGCAAACTGTTATATTCACTCATTAAAGTGCTAATTGACATATTAATGTCAGGAGCAGTATTTAAATAATAGATTTTTTGCAAAGCTAGAGAATTAATTCTGAATTCTGAAGAAACAATTTTTTGTTCTGAAAGACATTTCTCAACTTCCTTTTCTAATAGATTATTATGAAGTTTTTGTATCAATATAAATCCAGCTATGTTTAAAGTAACTATAAGTAATAATAAAGAAAATATATATATTTTTTGCCATAACTTCATATATTCTACTCCTCTAATCTGTATCCAATTTTATATACAGTTTTTATATTATCTGCAATATCCAGCTTCTTTCTTAACTTTTGAATATGGTTATCTATTGTCCTTGTTTCTCCCATATATTCGTAACCCCATATCTTTTCTAGTAAATATTCCCTTGATAGAGCCATATTTTTATTTTTCACAAGCAAAACCATGAGCTCAAATTCCTTTAAGGTAAGATCAATTGTCTCATCATCTTTTTTGATAATCCTTTCTTCTTCATATATTTTCAAATTCCCAAATTCTATACAATTACTATTTTTAGAATAACGCCTTAAAACTATTTCAATCCTTGCCAGTAATTCAACTGTTTCAAATGGTTTGACAATATAGTCTTCTGCACCAGATTTAAGTCCAGTTACTTTATCTGCAAGTCCATTTTTAGCGGTCAGAAATATTACTGGTATATTTAAGTCTTTTATTTTTTTCATTAATTCGAAACCATCCATACCTGGCAACATAATATCCATTAGTATAAGATCAAAAGATTCTTCTTTTAACAAATTAAAAGCTTCTAAACCATCAAATAATTGCTTACTTTTATAACCAACCATACTCAAATTTATTTTTATTAAATTAGAAATAGCTTCATCGTCTTCTATAATTAAAACATTTATTTTCAACTATATTCCCCCTAGTATAATAACTTAATATTTTTCAGTTAATGTTTAATTTATACCTCCATTATATAACAAACTTTTCAAAATAATCTTAAAATAGTTGTAAAATGGTTTAAAATCAACTTAATCTATTTATTGATTATATTCCTAAAATAAACTACCATTCTTTTATAAGAAAAGCATAAAACCGCACCTATTTATGGTGCGGTTCAATAATAAGTATTATATTAAATTAAATTCACTAATCTTTTTAGTTTTAATTCCAAATTTGATTTGCCCATTCTGGATGATCAATAAAAGGATTTCTATTGTGCTGATATTTTTTGTATATTATATCATTTCTCTTTTTTTCAATCTCATCAACAGGGTCTTGATTATTCCATTGAAGTAATGTACTTAATTTTCCCATGTATGGATTAGCCCCATTATTAACTTTATCATTCAATTCTAAATCTATTTCTCCTTTATCACCTTCATATCTTACATCCATGTAAAATAACATTCTAGCAATATCACCTTTTACGCTATCTCTTGGTTCCCATGAATCATTATCATATTTACATAAAGTAGCCTCACTATGTGGAACTCCTCCATTATCAAAATCTAAATTTCCTCTTGCACTATTTACAGATACATCCGCAGCTCTTAAATGATGTAAATCTGTTCCTGGTCCTGTTTTAGTTCCAAAATTACCATGTGACTTTGCCCATACATGCTCTCTATTCCAATTATTCACTCCTGCTCCTTTTGTGTTTTTTCCTTGTGAACGACCTGTATATAATAGTATTACGTTGTTTGTATTATTAGGATCTTCATCAGTGTCCATTAATGCGTCCCAAACAGCAGCGTATGATAATTTTTTATTATCATCAATTATCTCATGAAGTGATGATTTTAAAGCTTTTCCACTCTTACCAATAGCATCTGCATAATAGGTATCATCATATGAAGTTGTTGTGTCAGTAATTGTAGTATCATTAATACTTACTTCATCACTTCCACTAATCTCTTCATCAATACTCGTATCTGAAGGATTTTCGTCTGAAACATTTTCATCTGAAGTACTTGCATTTAAAACGTCTTCATTAGAAGAATTTATCTTTGTTATACTAGTAATATCTTTTAATCCGTTATGTGAAAAATACGAACTTAAATACCCTGTAACAGTAATTTGACTTCCTTGTAAATCTGGATTTGTTTTTAATCCAAAAGAATCTCTATATTTTGCAGAAACCTTAACATAAATCATATTTGATGTACTTGTTTCTGTTTCACTGTCTGCAATTGCAATAGCAGTATCACCAGTGTATCCACTTGTTAAAACTCTATCAGTAGCTATCGGTTGTCCAATTATATAGCCTTGAACAGTTTTTAATGTATTATTTTGATTTTCTATAGCTTGTGTCACTGAATACGTTTCTGTGATTATCCCTGCTTCTGTTATACCATATGTTGTCTTAGCTGTAGAAAAGGAAAAAACTAAGGCTAAACTAAGAATAAATGTTATTGTAAACCTTTTAATATTAAACTTTGCATTATTCAATATTACCCCTCCTAAAATATTTATTAATAATCCATTTAAATGCATAGCTTCCCCCTTCTCTATAGCAATGCATTTAACTTTACCTAAATTATTATGTTTTAATATATTCTAAATATTTAGGATATATTAATAAAATTGAAGTATTTCTTTATTATTAATATAGACATTAATTTTTAACGCTTTTATATATCTATTTTTTAACACTTTTTCTTTTTTATTATAATAAATTAGCGCTAAAAAAGTGTTTTTTATTTCTCATATACTTTGTTTAATCTTATTCTTTTTTTCATACAAATCTAATTTGTCTACAATTATTAAGCTCTAAAAATTTATAAAGAAAAATGTTATTAATAATAATTTTATATATAAATTATTATTTTATGTAAATTTAATTTATAAAATAATAGCAATTTATGTAATCGCTTAAATCACATGTACATTTCGCGTCGAATATTGTATAATAATTTCGGAAACAATTACATAATAAAAATATAAGTTTAAAATATTAATATATTATCCAGTAGCTTAACTTATTGAAATTCCTTGTACAAAAAGAAATGTATCAGCAGTTATCAGTACTCTTTGTACTACTAATTTAGTAATGACGGGAGTAAATTAAAAAATTCCTTTTGATGATGCTCTTTCAGCTATGTATAAGGGAAATAACTGATTACCAGAAGAATTGAGAAAAACAGCCTTAGATGGTATTGCAATTATTCCAACGGGTAAATCACTTAAAGAAAAAGTATTCTGCAAAACTAACAATTAAGAGGAGGCACAAACATGGATATTTTATTTGGAACAGCTCTTTTACTTTTAGTCTTAGGACTATTTACTTTATTTAGTTATAAGGCACCAAATGGTATGAAGGCTATGGGCGCTCTTGCAAATGCAGCTTGTGCAAGTTTCTTAGTTGAAGCCTTTCACGATGCATTTTTTGGAGAAGTATTAAATATTGAATTTTTACAAAGTGTTGGTGCAGCTAATGGCAGTCTTGGTGGAGTTGCTGCTGCTATACTTGTACCTCTAGCACTTGGTGTTTCACCTGTTTATGCAGTTTTGACAGGACTTGCATGCGCTAACTTTGGTATTTTGCCAGGTTTTATCGCTGGTTATCTTATATCTTATGTAATTAAGTTCTTAGAAGAAAAGGTACCAGCTGGCTTAGATCTCATAGCTGTTATAATTATTGCAGCACCCCTTTCACGTTTAATCGCAACATACATGACACCACTCGTTAATGGTACATTATTAAAAATAGGTGATGTATTACTTGCATCTGCTAATTCTAGTCCTATTATTATGGGTATTATTCTAGGTGGAATATTAACAGTAGTAGCTACTGCACCGCTTAGTTCTATGGCACTTACTGCTATGCTTGGATTAACAGGTACACCAATGGCTATAGGTGCTTTAGCAGTGTTTGCTTCTTCATTTATGAATTTTGTATTTTTCCAAAAGATGAAGTTTGGTTCTAAAAAGGATACTATTGCTGTTGCAATTGAGCCACTTACTCAAGCCGATATTATAAGTGCTAATCCTATTCCTATATATATAACAAACTTTATAGGAGGCGCGCTAAGCGGTATAGTAATTGCTACTATGGGCCTTACTAATATGACTCCAGGTACAGCAACTCCAATTGCAGGTTTCGCTGTTATGTTTGCTTACAATACCCCTATTCAAGTATTAATTGCTTCATGTATATGTATTTTATTAAACATACTCAGTGGATATATTGGTCACTTTATCTTTAAGAATCATAAAATTCATACTGCTGATGAAATCAGAGGTACTGTAATAACAGAATAAACAATACGTTGTTCACTATAGAATATAATTAATATTCGTATACATAAATGAAGAAACTGCCATATTAACAAACAAAAATGTTAATATGGCAGTTCTCTTATTTTTATACTAAAAAATATTTCTAATTTAATTGTAAAATTCCAAGGCCCGTTTTCCTATATTTTTAAATTCTCATCTTATTTAAAATACTTTCTAGACATCTGATTTTCATATCAATAATTAATACTGCTTAATTGCAAAGAAATTAACTAGTAAAATTTACTTTTACTAGTTATACTTTTAATCTCCAACACCAAAATCGGTATTTTCAAATAATATTTCTATTTTTTCAACATCTCTTAAGAATTGATATTCTTTTTCAAACCATTTTATTAATTCTTCATCTCTTTTTATTTCAGTGGTATTTTCAGTAAATATATTTACTGTTCCATAGTCAAAATGATGTAATACTATATCTATATCTCTTTTTATCATTTCTTTATTTTGCCCTTTTATCCCAACCAAAAGACAAACTGATTGAAAATTCTCTTTTACTTCTTCATATGTTTTAAAGTTAGCATTTTTATTTAAGAATTTATTTCTAAAATCATTATCAAAACTCTCGACTCCAATTTTAAAAACTATTTCTATTCCAAAAAAATCTCTCATTTCTTGTAGTCTATTTTTATAACACCAATGACTTTCCAAAAATATTTTTTTTATGCCGTTCTTATTTATGACTTCTTTTATCTTCTTTAATGTTTCTTTTGGCAATTCAAAACAGCTGCCAGAGTTTATTACCTCTAAAGTCTTATAAACACCTTTTACATTATCAAGAACTTCAAAATTCAATTTATTTATTTCTTCCTCTTTTGTTGAGTTATCATCTATATAATCACAAAATGTACATTTACCCCAAATACATGGAAATCCCTTTAATAAAACAATTTCTCTCTTATTTTTTTCTTCTATAATATTATATCTGTCCATTAATCTCATCCCTAACTAAGTTCATAGTAATTTTTATTGGCATAGCTTTTATTACTGAAAATACTAATGCAAAACTAACAGCTTTATCTAGCAAATCAGTAAATATTTGAGTAGAAAATACAGCTGTAACTGTACTTATCCCTAAATTTTTAAATACAGCAACAAATATACTAGAACCAGATGAGGTTACTCCATTAAACACAAAAGCTGCTACTATTGATGCCGTTATTGATCCTAAAATTGTAATTAATATAATTGATAGTACTGATTTAATACTTTCAAATTTAGAATTTTTAAAACATACTCCCGTACTTAAACCCACAATTATCTGAACAGGCATGAAATAAAATGAAATTGGATCAAAAGTTGATCCATTTACTATTGAAGTTAATCCACCAACTATTCCGCCATTAATTGGACCTAGTAAAACTGCACTTAATAAAGTTCCTATTGTATCAATATATATTGGTAACTTAAAACTTAACGCTATAAATCCCCCCACAAGATTTATAACTATACATAACGACATAAATATCATTACATTTAAATTTATTTTTTTCATATTTTAATTCCCCTTTTATTGCTTAATTGCCGTACTTTGAATTATTTAATATATTAAAAATATCTTTCTTATGCTCTGGAAATAATCTTGTTAAAAACATTTCCATGAATGCTTTTGCATCTACTTCTGTTAATACCAAACAATTTGGTTCTTTTCTATAAAAATCCCCTTCATCTACTAAGCTCATGCCAATTGCCTTTCCCTCTGTAACTATATCCACATAATATTCTTTTCCACTACAAATACTTGAATCTATAAAATAAGCTATTGCTAATGGATCATTTATCACACACCCCAAAGTTCTTTCTTGCTCCCAATGAAAATCCACATAAAATCTTGTTATTTTAACTATTAAATCTGCTAATGGATTCTTAAATTGCTTTAACATTTCTATATAGTTAGGTGTTAATACAATTTTTCTTGTTACATCTAATCCAACCATGGTAATTTTTCTATTAAGTTCATTAAAAACTTTTTCTGCTCCATGTGGATCTACCCAGAAATTAAATTCAGCAACTTGAGAACAGTTTCCAAAGCTCTTAAAAGCTCCCCCCATTAAAATTAATTCTTTCATTTTCCTTGTTGTTTCTTTATCTTTATCTAAAGCTTTTGCAATATTAGTTAATGGTCCTATTGCTATTATTGATAATTCATCCTCTTCTCTTAAAGAATTTAGAATAAAATCTACTGCTCCATCTTTATAATTAGCTTTTTCTACTTTAGGTAAATATGTTTCTCCAAGTCCATCACCTCCATGAGTGTCTTCTGCTGTAATTAGCTCCCTTACTAATGGTTCACCATCTCCTATATATACAGGAATATCTAACCTGCCAAGCTCTTTTAATATTTTAAGAGCATTTTCTGCACCTTTTTTAGCATGTACATTTCCAGAAACAATAGTTATACCTTTTACTTCTAATTCCTCCGATTTTAATGCAAGCATGATTGCTAATGAATCATCAATTCCAGGATCACAATCTATTATTATTTTTTTCTTATTCATTAAAAATCCTCCTTATCTTTTATATCTAGAATAAAGCCACAACTCTCTATTTTTTCTATTCATTCTTCAATTAATCTGATTTCTACACCAATATATTATTGATTTTTTAATATTTAAAAATCATATAATTTATTTAAAATGCTATGTTTTAAAGTTTTGATATATTTAATTAGCAAAGTCACATTGTAATTAGGTTTGTAGAATCCCTCTAACTTTACTTATTCATATAAACACACTACTAAAACATAGCAAGATAAAATAACAATATAATTTCCTAAAGAATAAAAAACGCCTTGAGCATATCCATCTCAAAGCGTAAGAAATTAAAGTCACTTAATTTTATGAGAAAAATCACCTAAATCAAGTGCATAAAAATAAAAAAAGTCGCACTTAACCATGCGACTCATTAAATCTTATTTAATTGCCTAGTTTTTTATAGAGGGATGGTCTTCGAACCTCTCCCACTTTTTGAATAAAGTGGATTTTTTTATTAAATTTTCTTCTTGAGTATATCAAACATTATAATTATTTTCAAGTAGTATTTATTTGATTTTAACCTTATCTAATTTTTTATTGTACATAAACATATATAATGAAGCTGCAAATATTATTACATATCCTATAACACTTAAGTAATCTGGTAAAGCTCCAAATATAACTAAACTTATTATAGCTGAGAATAGTATGTTTGAGTAATCAAATATTGATATTTCTTTAGCTGCTGCATATTTATAAGCTAAAGTTACTCCAAATTGACCTACACTTGCAAAAACACCTGCCAGTATTAAATAAGTTAGTTGCATCATTGTCATTGACTTATAAGACATCATCATAAATGGAAACAATACTATTGATGAAAAAGTTGAAAAATAAAATACTACTGTATAATGTTTTTCCTTTCCTCCAAGCACTCTAAGACAAGTATAAGCTGCTGCTGCAAATATAGCACCTCCAACACCTGCCAAAGCTGATATAACTTCAAGATTAAATGATGGTTTTATAATAAATAAGGCTCCTAAAAATGCAATTATTAAAGATGCAATTTGTTTTGTATTTATTTTCTCACTTAAAAATAAAGCTGAAAAAATAATTACGAAAAATGGACTTAACTTATTTAGCATATTAGCATCTGATAACACTAATTTATCTATTGTATAAAAATTTAATACAATTCCTAATGTTCCAAATAAAGACCTTAATATAAGAATCTTTTGATTTTCTCTTTTTCCAAAAAAGCTTTCTTTATGCTTAATTATTAAACTTAAAGCAATTAAACTTGCTACTAAATTCCTAAAAAATGATTTTTGCAAAGATGGTAAATCCCCTGAAAGCTTAACAAAAGCTGACATCATTGCAAATCCAAATGCTGATAATATTATAAATATTATTCCTTTACTTCTATTACTTAAATTGTTTAAACTCATGATTTCCTCACTTTCTTAGTTAAATAAATATCTATATATAATTTATATATTTTAAAATATTTTGTTTCAATAAATTATTTATATAAAATTCTTTCCACTAACTATAATAACATATTACTCTAAGTTCTTTAAAATTTAATGTTAAAATACAGCTATATTAATTTTAGTATTCTTAAATTCAATTACTTAGTTCAACTTTACTTATTAATGTATTAACATTATTTAAAATAAAAACTGCTGATAACAATTTTATCAGCAGTTTTTATTTTAATACGTATGATTTAATTATAATATATAATTTGATGAAATGTACTTTTTCTTAGGGAGAACAGAAAAAATCCAAACTAAATGATAAGGTCACGCAATTATTCATCATTTAGCATTTTAGTATTTTGAGTGTGTGCTTTCAATACTTGCTAATTTATTTTTTCTAGTACATTTCATAAATCTTTGCTTTTGTAAAATTTTTATTGTGTATAGCAATAATTTTTCTCATCTGTCATTAAATGAGTTATATTATTTTTGAGATTGATTCTCAATTACAATATTATAATATCTCTATTTAGCATTATTGTCAATACATTATTAAAAAATTTTATATCTTATTTTAGTTTTTTAAATTATCTATACTAAATTTTACATTAAAATTCCACTTCTTTAAA encodes:
- a CDS encoding response regulator transcription factor is translated as MKINVLIIEDDEAISNLIKINLSMVGYKSKQLFDGLEAFNLLKEESFDLILMDIMLPGMDGFELMKKIKDLNIPVIFLTAKNGLADKVTGLKSGAEDYIVKPFETVELLARIEIVLRRYSKNSNCIEFGNLKIYEEERIIKKDDETIDLTLKEFELMVLLVKNKNMALSREYLLEKIWGYEYMGETRTIDNHIQKLRKKLDIADNIKTVYKIGYRLEE
- a CDS encoding sensor histidine kinase, translating into MKLWQKIYIFSLLLLIVTLNIAGFILIQKLHNNLLEKEVEKCLSEQKIVSSEFRINSLALQKIYYLNTAPDINMSISTLMSEYNSLLDREDGQHGDIEILDKQNKVLYSDVKFPISDEKQELENLSVGKTNYIIKTLDGKQYLYVSSLVNVYNVPIKIHYAKDISNIYIEKINQYALFMKLDILICSLFAIFMFFVSRLITKPINTLIDSTQKISLGQYSERVRIKSKDEFNVLSNHFNLMAQTIEDKINELEISNIEKETFINNLTHELKTPLTSIIGYANLIRTSKYNEELFFESADYIYKEGKRLEQMAFKMMDLIYAKTQEIKLTPEKIMPIIYEVKKSLRVKFKDKNIDLIIEEKDCILDVDKDLIKIALCNLVENAIKASRNDSKIYIRVFVLNDKIFISVLDSGTGMTKEHLDKIWQPFYVVDKARSRKNNGAGIGLSICKKIAEIHNADIKINSELGKGTEVTIIFNQPSTIIDKSI
- a CDS encoding radical SAM protein translates to MDRYNIIEEKNKREIVLLKGFPCIWGKCTFCDYIDDNSTKEEEINKLNFEVLDNVKGVYKTLEVINSGSCFELPKETLKKIKEVINKNGIKKIFLESHWCYKNRLQEMRDFFGIEIVFKIGVESFDNDFRNKFLNKNANFKTYEEVKENFQSVCLLVGIKGQNKEMIKRDIDIVLHHFDYGTVNIFTENTTEIKRDEELIKWFEKEYQFLRDVEKIEILFENTDFGVGD
- a CDS encoding nucleoside hydrolase — encoded protein: MNKKKIIIDCDPGIDDSLAIMLALKSEELEVKGITIVSGNVHAKKGAENALKILKELGRLDIPVYIGDGEPLVRELITAEDTHGGDGLGETYLPKVEKANYKDGAVDFILNSLREEDELSIIAIGPLTNIAKALDKDKETTRKMKELILMGGAFKSFGNCSQVAEFNFWVDPHGAEKVFNELNRKITMVGLDVTRKIVLTPNYIEMLKQFKNPLADLIVKITRFYVDFHWEQERTLGCVINDPLAIAYFIDSSICSGKEYYVDIVTEGKAIGMSLVDEGDFYRKEPNCLVLTEVDAKAFMEMFLTRLFPEHKKDIFNILNNSKYGN
- a CDS encoding PTS sugar transporter subunit IIC, which produces MDILFGTALLLLVLGLFTLFSYKAPNGMKAMGALANAACASFLVEAFHDAFFGEVLNIEFLQSVGAANGSLGGVAAAILVPLALGVSPVYAVLTGLACANFGILPGFIAGYLISYVIKFLEEKVPAGLDLIAVIIIAAPLSRLIATYMTPLVNGTLLKIGDVLLASANSSPIIMGIILGGILTVVATAPLSSMALTAMLGLTGTPMAIGALAVFASSFMNFVFFQKMKFGSKKDTIAVAIEPLTQADIISANPIPIYITNFIGGALSGIVIATMGLTNMTPGTATPIAGFAVMFAYNTPIQVLIASCICILLNILSGYIGHFIFKNHKIHTADEIRGTVITE
- a CDS encoding DMT family transporter, giving the protein MSLNNLSNRSKGIIFIILSAFGFAMMSAFVKLSGDLPSLQKSFFRNLVASLIALSLIIKHKESFFGKRENQKILILRSLFGTLGIVLNFYTIDKLVLSDANMLNKLSPFFVIIFSALFLSEKINTKQIASLIIAFLGALFIIKPSFNLEVISALAGVGGAIFAAAAYTCLRVLGGKEKHYTVVFYFSTFSSIVLFPFMMMSYKSMTMMQLTYLILAGVFASVGQFGVTLAYKYAAAKEISIFDYSNILFSAIISLVIFGALPDYLSVIGYVIIFAASLYMFMYNKKLDKVKIK
- a CDS encoding endonuclease — protein: MHLNGLLINILGGVILNNAKFNIKRFTITFILSLALVFSFSTAKTTYGITEAGIITETYSVTQAIENQNNTLKTVQGYIIGQPIATDRVLTSGYTGDTAIAIADSETETSTSNMIYVKVSAKYRDSFGLKTNPDLQGSQITVTGYLSSYFSHNGLKDITSITKINSSNEDVLNASTSDENVSDENPSDTSIDEEISGSDEVSINDTTITDTTTSYDDTYYADAIGKSGKALKSSLHEIIDDNKKLSYAAVWDALMDTDEDPNNTNNVILLYTGRSQGKNTKGAGVNNWNREHVWAKSHGNFGTKTGPGTDLHHLRAADVSVNSARGNLDFDNGGVPHSEATLCKYDNDSWEPRDSVKGDIARMLFYMDVRYEGDKGEIDLELNDKVNNGANPYMGKLSTLLQWNNQDPVDEIEKKRNDIIYKKYQHNRNPFIDHPEWANQIWN
- a CDS encoding ECF transporter S component; amino-acid sequence: MKKINLNVMIFMSLCIVINLVGGFIALSFKLPIYIDTIGTLLSAVLLGPINGGIVGGLTSIVNGSTFDPISFYFMPVQIIVGLSTGVCFKNSKFESIKSVLSIILITILGSITASIVAAFVFNGVTSSGSSIFVAVFKNLGISTVTAVFSTQIFTDLLDKAVSFALVFSVIKAMPIKITMNLVRDEINGQI
- a CDS encoding ABC transporter ATP-binding protein, whose amino-acid sequence is MKISIKNLKMTYRTGKKALQDISVQMESPSLIGLLGPNGAGKSTLMKLLVAGLLPTSGEILIDGEPLLKNEKKLKARLGYLPQSFGLYDELTVWQFLDYIAALKGIKNSKKAINEVIKKTNLMDKQKARISTLSGGQRQRVGIAEALMGNPELLIFDEPTVGLDPEERINFRNLFSQTAQDKIVLLSTHIIEDVQSVCDKLIVINHGQILFNGAPEELIALAHNHVGVFEEKSEKSENQEYKITARVNTARGIACRIVAETLPIFAQVVEPTLEDAYMYLIMEKEVM